From Ovis aries strain OAR_USU_Benz2616 breed Rambouillet chromosome 21, ARS-UI_Ramb_v3.0, whole genome shotgun sequence, a single genomic window includes:
- the PTPN5 gene encoding tyrosine-protein phosphatase non-receptor type 5, with product MCCSERLPGVRQPVGMEALDQAEAPAASQREMPPPPPASPPSEPAQKPPPRGAGSHSLTARSSLCLLAASQFLLACGMLWLSGFGPIWTQNTTDVVSSALTFLERLGPAAWLGTGTWDISSLLLVSLCVILVTTLVWLLLRTPPEPSSPLPPEDRRQSVSRQPSFTYSEWMEEKVEDDFLDLDPVPETPVFDCVMDIKLEADPTSLTVKAMGLQERRGSNVSLTLDMCTPGCNEEGFGYLMSPREESAREYLLSASRVLQAEELHEKALDPFLLQAEFFEIPMNFVDPKEYDIPGLVRKNRYKTILPNPHSRVCLTSPDPDDPLSSYINANYIRGYGGEEKVYIATQGPIVSTVGDFWRMVWQEHTPIIVMITNIEEMNEKCTEYWPEEQVVYDGVEITVRKVIHTEDYRLRLIALRSGTEERGLKHYWFTSWPDQKTPDRAPPLLHLVREVEEAAQQEGPRCAPIVVHCSAGIGRTGCFIATSICCQQLRHEGVVDILKTTCQLRQDRGGMIQTCEQYQFVHHVMSLYEKQLSRQSPE from the exons GTGTCCGCCAGCCGGTAGGGATGGAGGCGCTGGACCAGGCCGAGGCGCCCGCGGCCTCACAGAGAGAGATGCCACCGCCCCCACCTGCTTCACCGCCCTCGGAGCCAGCTCAGAAGCCGCCACCTCGAGGCGCCGGGAGCCACTCCCTCACCGCCAGAAGCAGCCTGTGCCTGTTGGCTGCCTCCCAGTTCCTG CTCGCCTGTGGGATGCTCTGGCTCAGCGGCTTTGGCCCCATCTGGACACAGAACACCACAGACGTCGTCTCCTCTGCGCTCACGTTCCTGGAGCGGCTGGGACCCGCG GCCTGGCTGGGCACTGGGACCTGGGACATCTCCAGTCTGCTGCTGGTCTCTCTCTGTGTGATCCTCGTCACCACCCTG GTGTGGCTCCTCCTGAGGACTCCCCCAGAGCCATCCAGCCCGCTGCCCCCCGAGGACAGGCGCCAATCGGTAAGCCGTCAGCCTTCCTTCACCTACTCGGAGTGGATGGAGGAGAAAGTCGAGGATGACTTCCTGGATCTGGACCCCGTCCCTGAGACCCCTGTGTTTGACTGCGTGATGGACATCAAGCTGGAGGCTGACCCCACCTCCCTGACCGTCAAAGCCATGGGtctgcaggagag GAGGGGCTCCAATGTCTCCCTGACCCTGGACATGTGCACACCAGGCTGCAACGAGGAAGGCTTCGGCTATCTCATGTCCCCCCGTGAGGAGTCAGCCCGAGAGTACCTGCTCAGCGCCTCCCGCGTGCTCCAGGCCGAAGAGCTTCACGAGAAGGCCCTGGACCCCTTCCTGCTGCAGGCAGAATTCTTT GAAATCCCCATGAATTTTGTGGATCCAAAAGAATATGACATCCCTGGGCTGGTGCGGAAGAACCGATATAAAACCATCCTTCCCA ACCCTCACAGCAGAGTGTGTCTGACCTCACCAGACCCTGACGACCCTCTGAGTTCCTACATCAACGCCAACTACATTCGG GGCTATGGTGGGGAAGAGAAGGTGTACATCGCCACTCAGGGACCCATCGTCAGCACGGTTGGCGACTTCTGGCGTATGGTGTGGCAGGAGCACACGCCCATCATTGTCATGATCACCAACATTGAGGAGATGAACGAG AAGTGCACCGAGTATTGGCCGGAGGAGCAGGTGGTATACGATGGCGTGGAGATCACCGTGCGGAAAGTCATCCACACTGAGGATTACCGGCTTCGGCTCATTGCCCTCAGG AGCGGGACAGAAGAGCGAGGCCTGAAGCATTACTGGTTCACGTCCTGGCCCGACCAGAAGACCCCAGACCGCGCGCCCCCACTCCTGCACCTGGTGCGGGAGGTGGAGGAGGCGGCCCAGCAGGAGGGGCCCCGCTGCGCCCCCATCGTGGTGCACTGCAG CGCAGGGATTGGGAGGACTGGCTGCTTCATCGCCACCAGCATCTGCTGCCAGCAGCTGCGGCACGAGGGCGTGGTGGACATCCTGAAGACCACATGCCAGCTCCGTCAGGACAG GGGCGGTATGATCCAGACGTGCGAGCAGTACCAGTTCGTGCACCATGTCATGAGCCTCTACGAGAAGCAGCTGTCCCGCCAGTCCCCGGAGTGA